The region GGTGAAGGCCATGGCCCAGCACTGCGACCTGGTGATCGTCGTCGGGTCGCCGAACTCGTCGAACTCGGTGCGGCTGGTGGAGGTGGCGCTGAACGCCGGCGCCGGCGCCTCCCACCTGATCGACTACGCGCGCGAGATCGACGAGGCGTGGCTCGAGGGCGTGCGGACGGTCGGGGTGACGAGCGGCGCGTCGGTGCCCGAGGTGCTGGTGCGCGGCGTCCTGGACTACCTGGCCGAGCGCGGCTGGGAGAGCGTCGAGGAGGTCACGACCGCCGAGGAGACCCTGACGTTCGCCCTGCCCCGCGAGCTGCGTCCGAGCCGCGCTTCCCGCTGACCGGCGGCCGCGCCGGGGCCCGGGTCCTGGGCTTCTCGTCCAGGTCCAAGGACTCCAGCTCGTCGAGCTCGGCGTCCTCGGCCCGGCGGTCCCTGCCGAACAGCCCGCGCAGCCGGGCGACGGCGTCGTCCGCGCCGAGGCGCTGGCCGAACAGTCGGATCACCCCGATGACGAGCACGACGGCGGTGGTGACGGCCATCGTCGGGAAGCCGTTGACCAGCGGTGCCCCGATCATCAGCATCTTCTCGGTGGCGCCCGCGCCGGGCCCCGGCGTGCCGATGACCAGCACGACGGCCGGCACCGCGACGGCCAGCAGCAGCGGCGGCTGCACCATCGGCCCGAACAGGCTCCGGCGGCGCACCCAGCCGACGGCGAGCACGCAGCCGACGAAGTAGGCGATGGTGAAGATCGTCCCGAGGGTGCCGAGCCGGAGGATGTCGGCGAACACCCCGAGGGCCGTCAGCACCAGCGCGACGCCGATCGCGGCGACCGGCGGGATGCCCAGCACGGAGCCGATGATCGAACGGTCCGCGACCGGCCAGCGGCCGGCGGCGCGTTGCTGGGCGGCGTTGCGCTGCCGACGGCTGGTCTGCTGCCGCTTGGGAGCGGTGGTGCCCCGGGGACCCGTCACCCGTGCACCGTAGCCCGGGGCCCCTCACCCCCGTGTTCGGCGTCGTCGCCGCCGTGGTCGCCCGGGTCCTGGCGGCGTTCGGGCACCAGCTCGTGGAGGGCGATCAGCGAGTCCGCCGCGGACGCGACGAGCTCGGGGGCGGAGATCGCGCGGGGCGTGCGCTCGACCTGCCCCGGGCTCTCCAGCTCGCCGTCCGCGACCTTGAGCTCGGTGAGCTTCCGCGCGGTGACCAGCACCCGGGCCTCCAGGGAGGACACCGTGCGGTTGTAGCTCTCCACCGCGCCGTCCAGGCTGCGCCCCAGCTTGGCCACGTGCGTGCCCATCGTCGCCAGCCGGCCGTGCAGCTCGCGGCCGAGCTGGTGCACCTGGGCCGCATTGTGCGCCAACGCCTCCTGCCGCCAGCCGTAGGCGACCGTGCGCAGCAGGGCGATCAGCGTGGTGGGCGTCGCGATCACGACGTTGTGCGCGAACGCGTGCTCCAGCAGCGCCGGGTCCGAGCGCAGCGCGGCCTCGAGGAACGGGTCCCCGGGGACGAACAGCACCACGAACTCCGGGGTGGGCTCGAACGCCTGCCAGTAGGCCTTGGCCGAGAGCTGGTCCACGTGGGTGCGCAGCTGCCGGGCATGGGCGGTGAGCCGCTCGGTGTGCCGTGCCGGGTCCTGCGTCTCCACGGCTTCCAGGTAGGCCGCGAAGGGCACCTTGGCGTCCACGACGATCTGCTTGCCGCCGGAGAGCCGCACGATCATGTCCGGCCGGACGCCGTTGTCGTCGTCCGTGCCGCTGGCCGCGCTCACCTGCGTGGAGAAGTCGCAGTGCTCGACCATGCCCGCGAGCTGCACGATCCGCTCCAGCTGCAGCTCGCCCCAGCGGCCGCGGACCTGTGGCGCCCGCAATGCCGTGACCAGCGCCTTCGTCTCGGTCTGCAGTCGGTCCGAACTGACATGCATCGCCGCGACCTGCTCGCGCAGGCTCGCGTAGGCGGACTCGCGCTCCATCTCCACGGTGCGCAGCTGGCCCTCGACGCGCTGCAACGTGGCCGCCATCGGGTCCAGCAGCTTGTTGATCGCCTGCGCGCGAGCCGCTTCGTCCCCCTCGGCCTTCGCGTGCAGGGCCGCGGCGGCCTCCTTGATCCGGCTCTCGGCGAGGGTGACGAAGTGTTCGTTGTTGCGCGCCAGCGCGTCCGCGGAGAGCGCCCGGAACGCCTCCTTGAGCTCGGCGTCCCGCTTGACGAGCATCCGCTCGCGTTCCGCGCCCGCCTCGCGCTCGCTGCGCAGCGCGGCCAGGGTGCCGGCCGCGTCCGCCTCGGCGCGGCGCAACCGCTCCGTGGTGTTCTGAACCTGCTCGTGCAGCTCCTCGATCCGCTCCAGCAGCCCGGTGCGCTCCGCCCGCAGGCCCGCCGCGTCCGCCCGGGCGGTGGCCGAGGTGTTCGCGGCGGCCCGCTCGGCCTCGGCCGAGGCGATCCGGGCCCGGGAGACGGCGAACATCCACATCGCCCCGGCCCCGAGGGCCAGGCCGACGAGCAGCCCGATGAGCAGCACGTTGAGCGCGGTCACGACATCCACGCGTGCAGCGTGCACCCGGGGCCCGACAGTTTCGGGGATCCCCGGTCCGGCCGGGGTGTCCGCGCCCGGCTCAGTCCGAAACGGACTCCAGCTCGATCAGCTGCCGCTTCACGGCCAGGCCCCAGCGGAAGCCACCGAGGGACCCGTCCAGGCGCAGGACCCGGTGGCACGGCACGAACAGGGCCGCGGCGTTGCGGGCGCAGGCGGTCGCGGCGGCCCGCACGGCGGCGGGACGGCCGGCCTTGGCCGCGTACTCGGTGTAGGTCACGGGCGCCCCCGCCGGGACGGTCCGCAGCACGTCCCAGGCGTGTTGCAGGAACTCGCCGGACCGCTGCCGGACCGGCACGTCGTCGATCGCGTGGACGTCCCCGCGGTGGTAGGCGCGCACGGCGTCGCTGACGTGCCCGAGGTCCGCGGCGTGGTCGGGCGACGTGGGCCGGAGCGTCGGGTGGATCAGCGGCAGGAGGTCGTCCGTGGTGGACGTCCAGCCGGAGGCGAGAACGGCGCCGTCGTCGTCGACGACCGCGGTGAACGGGCCGATGGGCGTGTCCTGGGTGGACCAGGTGCTCATGGTCGTGTCCTTTCCGGGGCGGAGGCCCGCCAGAGGTGGGTGGCGGCGTAGGACCGCCAGGGGCGCCACCGCTCGGCGTGGCGCGAGAGCGAGGCCTGGTCGGACGGGAGTCCGAGCGCGGCCGCGCCGCGGCGGACGGCGAGATCGGTGGGCAGGAGCTCGTCGGGGTCGCCGAGCAGCCGCATGGCGACGTAGCCGGCGGTCCACGGGCCGACGCCGGGCAGCGCGGTCAGCGCGGCGCGCAGCGCGGCGGGGTCCCGGCCGGGGTCCAGGACGAGCGAGCCGTCCGCGACGGCCGCGGCCAGGGCGACCACCGAACGCCGGCGGCGCTCGGGCCCGGCCAGGACGTCCGCGGCGTGCTCCGCGAGCTGCTCGGCCGTCGGGAACAGGATGTCCGGGCCGCCCGCGGCGAGGGACTCCGAGAGGCGCTCGCCCAGCTCCGCCGCCAGGCCCGCGCCGGCGGTCCGGGCGGCGGCGACGGAGATCTGCTGGCCGAGCAGGGCCCGGACCGCGATCTCCGTGCCGTCGACGGCCCCGGGCAGCCGGATCCCCGGGACCGCGGCGACGGCCGGTGCGAGCGCCGGATCGGTGGCCAGCATCTCGTCGACGGCGACGGGATCGGCGTCGAGGTCGAACAGCCGGCGCAGCCGTGCGACGGCCGGGCCGAGGTCCCGCGGATCGGTGAGCCGGACCGTCGCCTGCACGTGGTTCGCGGCGCGCGGCAGGTCGAGGGCGACGGTCGCGGGTCCGTGCGGGAGGCGCAGCGTGCGCCGGTAGATGCTCCCGTCGACCGACTCCACGCCCGCGAACGCCCGCGAGGCGAAGAAGGCCAGCAGCCCGTCGGCGTCGAGCGGGGGCCGGTAGGGCAGGCGCAGGGTGATCGCGCCGGCCGCGGCCGCGCTCTCCGGCGAGGGCCCGCGCCGCCGCACGGCCTCGGTGCGCAGCGTCGTCGGCGGCACCGCGTACACCTCGCGGACCGTGTCGTTGAACTGCCGGACGCTGGCGAACCCGGCGGCGAACGCGATGTCGGCCATGGACATCGGCGTGGTCTCGATCAGCAGGCGGGCGGTGTGGGCGCGGTGCGCGCGGGCCAGTGCGAGCGGCCCCGCACCCAGCTCGGCGGTGACGACGCGGGTCAGGTGCCGCTCGGAGTAGCCCAGGCCCGCGGCGAGCCCCGCGACCCCCTGGCGTTCGACGACCCCGTCCGCGATGAGCCGCACGGCGCGGGCCGCGAGGTCCGCACGGCCGTTCCATTCCGGTGACCCGGGGACGGCGTCCGGCAGGCACCGGCGGCAGGCGCGGTAGCCGTGCTGCTGGGCGGCGCCGGCCGTCGCGAAGAACTCGACGTTGACGCGCTTGGGCGTGGTGGCGGGGCAGGAGGGCCGGCAGTAGATACCGGTGGTGCGCACAGCGGTGATGAACTGGCCGTCGAACCGCGGGTCACGGGAGGCGACGGCGCGGTAGCAGCGTTCGGGATCGAGCGGCACGGGGACGACTCTGCCACCGCCACACGGCCCGCTCTGGCGGAAATCGGACGCGAACGCGCAGCCGGTCAGTCCGCGCGGCAGAAGGACGCGGGCAGGGCCTCGTCCGCACACATCTCCCGCAACAGCGAGCGCACCCGCGGAGGCCGGGCCGCCCGGTCGGGGGACGGGGCCGCGTCCTCGTCGTCGGCGACGGGAGGCTCCGGGGCGGGCCCGACGGGTGCGGGCGTCGCGGCACGCTCCCGTGCCGCCCGCGCCTCTGCGGCGGCCCGCTCCCGCGCCCGGCGTTCCCGCGCCATGGCGCGGGCGGCCTCGACGCGGCCGGTCTGCGCGGCCGCGGGTGCCACGCCCAACGACGCGATCTGCATCCCGGTGACCGGGGCGTCGAGCACCCGGGCGGCGGGCGCCCGGACCGCCGGGGCCCGGGGCGTGTCCGCGAGGTCGAACGCGGGCAGCGCGACCGGCGCGAGGTCCGGCGCCTCCGTCAGCGCGATGCCGGTGGCCGACGCCGTTCCCGCCACGCTCACGACGCTGCACGCCGCGAGGATCCGTACCGTTCCGATCCGCATCCCGTGTCTCCCGTTCCTCGGTCGTGAGGACCTCCTACCCGTTCCCGGGCGGATCTCTAACCCGAACGGTCGAATCGGTGGGGAGGCCGGCACCACCCCGGGGTGGCGCCGGGAGGCCGACCACTCGCAAATTCGCAGGCTCTCGACGTACTCACGGAGCGAGCACGCTTCTCCTGGAAGAAGGAGGGCCCACCGGGGCCCGAGGAGAGGACGACATGCGCCCCGCAGCCCCGTTGCCGCAGATCGCCGACCGGGACGAGCTCACCGCCCGCATCGGCCGGTTCGCTCGTGCCGCCTCGACCGGCGATCGGCGGGCGTGCGACGACCTCATGACCGAGCTCCGCCCGCCGCTGCTGCGCTACTGCCGCAGCCGGCTGCGCAACGCCGTGGATGCGAACACGGCCGAGGACATCGCCCAGGACACGCTGATCGCCGTCCTCCGGGCGCTGGCCGCCTTCGACCACGACGCCGGCAGCCCCTTCCTGGCCTTCGCGTTCCGCATCGCCCGCAACAAGATCGCCGACACCGTCCGGCGCGGCCGCATCTCCCGCATCGACCTGTTCGGCGACGTCCCGGAGACCACCGCGAGCGTCGACGGGCCGGACGAGCTGGCCATCCGGGCCGAACGCACCGCGATGATCGTGAAGCTGATGGGCCGGCTGTCCGAGCGGCACCGTGAGGTGCTGCGGCTGCGGCTGCTCGTGGGCCTGTCCGCCGTGGAGACGGCGGAGATCCTCGGCTCGACGCCCGGCTCCGTCCGGGTCACCCAGCACCGCGCGCTGGTGGCGCTGCGCCGCTACCTGGAGAACCGCCCGGTGCCGGGGGCGCGGCTCTCCGAGGGCTCCGCGGCCTGAGCCTCGCGGCGCGACTACCCTGGACGACCGTGTCCCTCACCCTCGGCATCGTCGGCCTGCCCAACGTCGGCAAGTCGACCCTGTTCAACGCCCTGACCCGCAACGACGTGCTCGCCGCCAACTACCCGTTCGCGACGATCGAGCCGAACGTCGGGGTGGTCCCGCTGCCGGACTCGCGGCTCGACAGGCTGGCCGAGATGTTCTCCTCGGCCAAGGTCGTGCCCGCGACCGTGTCGTTCGTCGACATCGCCGGGATCGTGAAGGGCGCCTCCGAAGGCGCCGGGCTGGGCAACAAGTTCCTCGCGAACATCCGCGAGTCGGACGCGATCTGCCAGGTCGTGCGCGTGTTCGACGACCCGGACGTCGTGCACGTCGACGGGCGCATCGACGCCGCGAGCGACATCGAGACCATCGCCACCGAGCTGATCCTCGCGGACCTGCAGACCCTGGAGAAGGCCGTCCCGCGGCTGACCAAGGAAGCCCGCATGCAGAAGGACCGGCGGGTGGTCCTCGAGGCCGCCGAACAGGCCGTCGAGATCCTCAACGGCGGGCGCACCCTGTTCCAGGCGGGCGTGGACCGCGAGCCGCTGCGCGAGCTGACCCTGCTCACCACCAAGCCGTTCCTCTACGTCTTCAACGCCGACGAGGGCGTCCTGACCGACGAGGCCAAGCGCAAGGAGCTCTGGACCTGGTCGCCCCGGCGGACGCGGTGTTCCTGGACGCCAAGGTCGAGTCCGAGCTGCTGGAGCTGGACGAGGAGTCCGCCCGCGAGCTCCTGGAGTCCATCGGCCAGCCGGAGCCGGGCCTCTACTCCCTGGCCCGCGCGGGCTTCCACACGCTCGGCCTGCAGACCTACCTCACCGCGGGCCCCAAGGAGTCCCGGGCCTGGACGATCCACAAGGGCGACACCGCCCCGCAGGCCGCGGGCGTGATCCACACGGACTTCGAGCGGGGCTTCATCAAGGCCGAGATCGTCTCCTACGACGACCTGATCGAGGCGGGCTCGATGAGCGCCGCGAAGGCCGCGGGCAAGGTGCGCATGGAGGGCAAGGACTATGTGATGGCGGACGGGGACGTGGTGGAGTTCCGCTTCAACGTCTGACCGAGGCCTGCTCGCCCTGGTCAGCGGCCTAAGCTGCATCGCCGTTCGTCCGTCGTTCGTCAGTCGGTGCGAAGACCTCGCTCGGCATGGCGGCGGCTGCAGTGTCGCAGGCCGTGCCAAGGGTTCGGCGGTCGCTGTTCGTCAGTGCGATCCTGCGGCGACCAGTGTCGCGGTGATGGGCTCGAGCTCCGCGACCAGCTCGGCGAGCTCGGCGGCGGAGAGTGCGTCGTACGGCGGGGCGGCGAGCTCGTCGGTGAGGGCTTCGATGCGTTGCTTGGTCTCGCGGCCGGCGTCGGTGAACCAGCCGTCGGTGTCGACGAGCCCGCGCTCGCGCAGCCCTTCCATGACCTCGGCCAGCCGCTCCTTCGGCAGGTGGTGGAGGCGCCCGAACGACTCCGGCGGGTGGATGCCCTGCTCCAGCGCGGACAGCACGTGGGCCTCCGCACCGCCGATGCGCGCTCCGAGGAGAGCGGCGACGTGCCCGTCACCGCGGTGCTCGCGCAGTACGGTCGCGGAGTGCCACAGCCGGGTGACCGGGTCGCTGGGCACCGGAAGGGTCCGCATCCCGGCGTACATCACCCGACCTTCCGTGGGCGCGCTCGTCGCGGCCTTGGTGGTCAGGTCGGCGGCGCGCGCCAGGCCGGGGACTCAGCCAACTCCTCGCCGAGAATCCGCCGTACGGAGGCCGCGCTGCCCCGTTGCCACGCGGCGAAGGAGGCCTCCGGCGGGATCGTCTCCCACGCGCTCGGGATGTGCCGCGCAGCCTCGCCGTCGGCGAAGCTGTAGAAGGCTGCGTGCACGACCTGTGCCGGCACCCGTCCCAGTGGCGCGGCGCGGCTGGCGAAATAGCCGTCCCAGTAGGTGCGGTGGCCGAGCGCGGCCAGCTCCTCGTTGGACTCATCGGCGAGGTAGGTGACCAGGCAGATCGGCTCGAGGAGCTCGAACATGCGGCGGGCCGTTCTCGTGGTCGGCATGACTGATCTGACTCGGCGAGCGCCCCGGACTCATCGACTCCGTCGGTGGAAGTCGGCCACTCCGTCGCCGGCCCGAAGCAGATCCCTGCGGATCGTCGCGATTGTCTCCGGACGCCGCTCGTAGCTGATCTGCCCGATTCGGTTTGCTTCGACGTCTGATCAGCGCCGAGTCTCGGCGGGTCGCCCGGGCCCGTTGCCCTGATCTCCGGGAGGCCGTACGGTTTTCCGACGGAGTTCGGTCGGGGATTCTCGCGGCGGGACCTACGTGGCCACAAGGGCGTTGCCTCGAGATAGGGACGTGTCCGTCATGGCGGAAGCAGTCTCGAACCACGACACCACCACCGAGCGCGCGACGCCGACGAAACAGCGCCTGGTCTATCCGAAGATGGGGCTGCTCTTCGCCGTCATCATCGGCTGCTTCACGGCCTGGGGGATCGCGGCCGACCTGACCACGCCGATGGTCGCGGGCTTCAAGCACATCTTCGAGATGAGCACGTTCCAGGCCAGCCTGGTCCAGCTGGCGTACTTCGGCGCCTACTTCCTCCTCGCCATACCGGCGGCGTTGATCAACGAGCGGTTCGGCTACAAGGTCGGGCTGCTGACCGGCCTCGCCCTGGCCGCCGCCGGGGCGTTCCTCTTCTATCCCGCGAGCAAGATCCTCACCTACGAGGCGTTCCTGGTCGCGCTGTTCGCGCTGGCTGCCGGATGCTCGATCCTGGAGACCTCGGCCAACCCGTACGTGCTGGCCTTGGGGCCGGAGGAGACGGCGACCCGGCGCCTGAACTTCGCGCAGGCGTTCAACCCGCTGGGCACCAACATCGGCGTGCTGATCGCCGCGACCCTGATCCTGCCGAAGTTGGAGTCCCCGGTGGACCTGACCTCGGCCACGCCGCAGCAGGTCCAGGTCATCCGGGCAGGACAGCTCGCCGCCGTGATGGGGCCCTACCTCGGGCTCGGACTGCTGCTCCTGGCCATCTGGGTCGTGATCGCCACCCAGAAGGCACCGAAGATTGTCGAGGAGTTCCCCGACGTCGGCGACACCAGCACGGGTGCGCTTCTCCGGGTTCTGTGGAACAACAAGCGGTACCGCTTCGGTGTGGTGGCCCAGTTCTTCAACGTCGCCGCGCAGGTGTGCACGTGGACCTTCCTCCTGCAGTACGTCCAGCAGGCCATCAACGGCAGCCTGGAGCTCGGCGCCTACCTGCTGCAGGTCAGCCTGATCGTCTTCCTGCTGTCCCGGTTCCTCATGACCTGGGTCATCGGAAAGATCCGCGCGACCAAGGTCCTCGCGGTCCTCGCCGTCCTCGCCGTGCTGCTGTGCGTCTACGCCATGTTCTTCCCCAACATCACGGGCGTCATCGCGCTGGTCGGGGTCTCGTTCTGCCTGTCCCTCATGTTCCCCACCATCTACGGGGTCGCCCTGCAAGGACTCGGCCCGGCCACCAAGCTCGGCGCCGCCGGACTGGTGATGGCCATCGTCGGCGGTGCGATCATGCCGCTGATCCAGGGCGCGACGCTGGACGCCACCAGCCCGGCCGTCTCCTTCATCGTCCCGGCCGCGTGCTTCGCGGTGGTCGCGGCCTTCGCGTTCTACGACCTCCGGGCCCCGGAGCAGCCCGGGTTCGCGACGGCAAAGGCGGATGCGGCATGAGACTCCGCGGGCTCCGCGTCGCCGTGCTCGGGCTGGTGGTCGCGTGCGTGGCGGCCGCCTGCTCGTCGGGCCAGGGATCGAGCCAG is a window of Pseudonocardia sp. T1-2H DNA encoding:
- the rmuC gene encoding DNA recombination protein RmuC gives rise to the protein MDVVTALNVLLIGLLVGLALGAGAMWMFAVSRARIASAEAERAAANTSATARADAAGLRAERTGLLERIEELHEQVQNTTERLRRAEADAAGTLAALRSEREAGAERERMLVKRDAELKEAFRALSADALARNNEHFVTLAESRIKEAAAALHAKAEGDEAARAQAINKLLDPMAATLQRVEGQLRTVEMERESAYASLREQVAAMHVSSDRLQTETKALVTALRAPQVRGRWGELQLERIVQLAGMVEHCDFSTQVSAASGTDDDNGVRPDMIVRLSGGKQIVVDAKVPFAAYLEAVETQDPARHTERLTAHARQLRTHVDQLSAKAYWQAFEPTPEFVVLFVPGDPFLEAALRSDPALLEHAFAHNVVIATPTTLIALLRTVAYGWRQEALAHNAAQVHQLGRELHGRLATMGTHVAKLGRSLDGAVESYNRTVSSLEARVLVTARKLTELKVADGELESPGQVERTPRAISAPELVASAADSLIALHELVPERRQDPGDHGGDDAEHGGEGPRATVHG
- a CDS encoding sigma-70 family RNA polymerase sigma factor, which gives rise to MRPAAPLPQIADRDELTARIGRFARAASTGDRRACDDLMTELRPPLLRYCRSRLRNAVDANTAEDIAQDTLIAVLRALAAFDHDAGSPFLAFAFRIARNKIADTVRRGRISRIDLFGDVPETTASVDGPDELAIRAERTAMIVKLMGRLSERHREVLRLRLLVGLSAVETAEILGSTPGSVRVTQHRALVALRRYLENRPVPGARLSEGSAA
- a CDS encoding DUF6542 domain-containing protein produces the protein MTGPRGTTAPKRQQTSRRQRNAAQQRAAGRWPVADRSIIGSVLGIPPVAAIGVALVLTALGVFADILRLGTLGTIFTIAYFVGCVLAVGWVRRRSLFGPMVQPPLLLAVAVPAVVLVIGTPGPGAGATEKMLMIGAPLVNGFPTMAVTTAVVLVIGVIRLFGQRLGADDAVARLRGLFGRDRRAEDAELDELESLDLDEKPRTRAPARPPVSGKRGSDAARGAGRTSGSPRRS
- the fucP gene encoding L-fucose:H+ symporter permease, yielding MAEAVSNHDTTTERATPTKQRLVYPKMGLLFAVIIGCFTAWGIAADLTTPMVAGFKHIFEMSTFQASLVQLAYFGAYFLLAIPAALINERFGYKVGLLTGLALAAAGAFLFYPASKILTYEAFLVALFALAAGCSILETSANPYVLALGPEETATRRLNFAQAFNPLGTNIGVLIAATLILPKLESPVDLTSATPQQVQVIRAGQLAAVMGPYLGLGLLLLAIWVVIATQKAPKIVEEFPDVGDTSTGALLRVLWNNKRYRFGVVAQFFNVAAQVCTWTFLLQYVQQAINGSLELGAYLLQVSLIVFLLSRFLMTWVIGKIRATKVLAVLAVLAVLLCVYAMFFPNITGVIALVGVSFCLSLMFPTIYGVALQGLGPATKLGAAGLVMAIVGGAIMPLIQGATLDATSPAVSFIVPAACFAVVAAFAFYDLRAPEQPGFATAKADAA
- a CDS encoding methylated-DNA--[protein]-cysteine S-methyltransferase codes for the protein MSTWSTQDTPIGPFTAVVDDDGAVLASGWTSTTDDLLPLIHPTLRPTSPDHAADLGHVSDAVRAYHRGDVHAIDDVPVRQRSGEFLQHAWDVLRTVPAGAPVTYTEYAAKAGRPAAVRAAATACARNAAALFVPCHRVLRLDGSLGGFRWGLAVKRQLIELESVSD
- a CDS encoding DNA-3-methyladenine glycosylase 2 family protein, coding for MPLDPERCYRAVASRDPRFDGQFITAVRTTGIYCRPSCPATTPKRVNVEFFATAGAAQQHGYRACRRCLPDAVPGSPEWNGRADLAARAVRLIADGVVERQGVAGLAAGLGYSERHLTRVVTAELGAGPLALARAHRAHTARLLIETTPMSMADIAFAAGFASVRQFNDTVREVYAVPPTTLRTEAVRRRGPSPESAAAAGAITLRLPYRPPLDADGLLAFFASRAFAGVESVDGSIYRRTLRLPHGPATVALDLPRAANHVQATVRLTDPRDLGPAVARLRRLFDLDADPVAVDEMLATDPALAPAVAAVPGIRLPGAVDGTEIAVRALLGQQISVAAARTAGAGLAAELGERLSESLAAGGPDILFPTAEQLAEHAADVLAGPERRRRSVVALAAAVADGSLVLDPGRDPAALRAALTALPGVGPWTAGYVAMRLLGDPDELLPTDLAVRRGAAALGLPSDQASLSRHAERWRPWRSYAATHLWRASAPERTRP